A genomic segment from Chitinophaga niabensis encodes:
- a CDS encoding TerC family protein yields MEFIIPDFADASVWISLLTLCFLEVVLGIDNIIFISIVAGKLPEHQQRKARNIGLGLAMVFRVALLLCINWIIGLKDPVVNFKWLNGTVIPLSWKDIILLAGGLFLIVKSTLEIHHKLQTDADEGHKKTRTPHSLASVLFQIVLVDAVFSFDSILTAVGLVDNVLVMIIAVVVSILIMMLFAGPVTKIINKQPTLQMLALTFLIVIGVVLIASGFHQEISKSIIYSCLGFSLIVELLNIRLRGKNAKNVELNVPRDIE; encoded by the coding sequence ATGGAATTTATTATTCCCGATTTTGCCGATGCTTCCGTTTGGATCAGCCTGCTCACACTTTGTTTCCTGGAAGTAGTACTGGGCATTGACAATATCATCTTCATATCCATCGTGGCAGGGAAACTGCCGGAGCACCAGCAGCGTAAGGCCCGGAACATCGGGTTGGGACTGGCCATGGTATTCAGGGTAGCCCTTTTGCTATGCATCAACTGGATCATCGGTCTTAAAGACCCTGTAGTTAATTTCAAATGGCTGAATGGAACCGTGATCCCGCTAAGCTGGAAGGATATCATCCTGCTGGCAGGCGGCCTTTTCCTGATCGTTAAAAGCACACTGGAGATCCATCATAAACTGCAGACAGATGCAGATGAAGGACATAAAAAGACCCGTACGCCCCATAGCCTGGCTTCGGTGCTTTTCCAGATAGTGCTGGTAGATGCCGTCTTTTCATTCGATTCGATCCTGACCGCAGTAGGCCTGGTAGATAATGTGCTGGTGATGATCATTGCAGTAGTAGTATCCATCCTGATCATGATGCTTTTTGCAGGGCCTGTTACAAAGATCATCAACAAACAACCTACGCTGCAAATGCTGGCGCTTACATTCCTGATAGTAATAGGCGTGGTATTGATCGCAAGTGGCTTCCACCAGGAGATCAGCAAGAGTATTATTTATTCCTGCCTTGGTTTTTCATTGATTGTGGAGTTGTTGAATATAAGGCTGAGAGGGAAAAATGCGAAGAATGTAGAATTGAATGTGCCGAGGGATATTGAATAA
- a CDS encoding DUF6443 domain-containing protein: MKQLVHIIICILLSLPKLLFGQVYAPPAYPVGLKTNFIRAWTPGMASSDISIVTSPFRTTREVDATTQYIDGLGRVIQTVTKKITPGGKDMVSPVIYDDQGRERYKFLPYPSQSVDGSFNTNPFFDQATYMINAYAGEQYTYTKMDFEESPLNRVVKTLSPGNSWAGSGRGVSREYLVNTTADTVRLWTISTSPGAYPVSDSYYPTGELYVNISIDEANHKIVEYKDKEGRLILKKVQIATSPGGAYTGWLSTYYVYDDLGNLRYVLPPKAVEHLVSNGWNLADSTFRRELCFRNEYDGRKRVIVKQAPGTQPVEMVYDVRDRLVFMQDGNMRPASGLPGKWLTTLYDELNRPIMKAFYTTSQNRSQLESELATATATETIVTTIPTTTNLIVASHDGRLIYKARKSIEFIDGFDSNTSEFETILDSTDIQTTETIYANNPLPSLDENDLEVLIYTYYDNYDYPGKKDPYTADYTKPQEGNNPYKEAVAVNQMPVGQLTGSKVRILGMDEWLTTTSYYDKKGRVQQILSDNAAGGIDIITNLYDFSGRLLSNYHRHRSPRSSQTLETTLLTMNSYDDGGRIDKITKRLNDDDTNLQRDIVTIEYDEAGQLKEKTFKMPNGDPLENLVYDYNIRGWVAAINREYVSGSVAHYFGQELGYDAGFTNQEFTGNIAGIKWKGFNDPVARRYDFKYDAANRLLKADFTQQAGSNWDQSAGVNFDVKMGNGATGAYDANGNIMRMQQWGLKAGGSSQIDDLFYTLQKTGNVYTNKLYKVNDAYNDPSSALGDFKDQHPDYTEDYDYDLNGNLIIDHNKNISSIYYNHLNLPERVDITGKGKIEYIYDAMGVKQRKIVTDQTVSPEKVTTTDYIGDYVYENNELQYVRHEEGRIRAKITVGQPVSFVYDYFLKDHLGNVRTVLTEETSQHLYKATMEPAQGAVENALFSNIDNTRTAKPSGYSDGTTSPNDYVARLNGDAGSQKTGPSLVLRVMAGDKVQIGAKAFYKSTGTHTAATPVSSILSALVGAFAGNDLPGGKGTSVDAASPLSNNFSPADYQRLREQDPSQNQTNKPRAYLNFVLFDDQFKLVDGNSGARQVQGVPDELQTLATSQMTMQKSGYLYVYTNNESLENVYFDNVVVLHEPGPLLEETHYYPFGLTMSGISSKAVGKLQNKRGFNGNELQSGEFADGSGLELYDFNVRSYDPQLGRFLNSDPATELAYDWTGYRFGFNNPVLLNDPTGLWEGKYDRGDAGFDQIISSLQSGTFNINGGEDEKKKQTKKGNAYAAPAVVFSELVTAYTATRGAEQTGLLAPGGLSNFLYRDYWNGAWADFNSKFELNPEVGATGLAVPMVSAVATVLHYFGKPKGGEGSTTTTLHTNDYVLLYRGVHFGHPDYANALLGRATPRGGPRGGKGHTDPAAHNYYNNRSVFTSWTLFPTIANNFATNGGQSNGGIILIKLFKYSEITISPDRFGEGEMLIRGTVTGALPVPAVRSLGRSTFGD, from the coding sequence ATGAAACAATTAGTCCATATAATTATCTGCATATTATTATCCCTGCCCAAACTACTCTTTGGTCAGGTTTATGCACCACCTGCATATCCAGTTGGATTAAAAACTAATTTCATCCGCGCATGGACACCAGGAATGGCGTCTTCTGATATCAGTATTGTTACTTCTCCTTTCCGTACAACAAGGGAGGTAGATGCAACAACTCAGTATATTGATGGTCTCGGCAGGGTGATTCAAACGGTAACGAAGAAGATTACACCAGGTGGTAAAGACATGGTAAGCCCTGTTATTTACGATGATCAGGGAAGAGAACGATATAAATTCCTTCCATATCCTTCGCAAAGTGTGGATGGCTCATTTAATACCAATCCTTTCTTTGATCAGGCTACTTACATGATCAATGCCTATGCCGGAGAACAGTATACATACACTAAAATGGATTTTGAAGAATCTCCTCTGAACCGTGTAGTTAAAACTTTATCGCCAGGTAATAGCTGGGCTGGAAGTGGAAGAGGCGTGTCTCGGGAATATCTTGTTAATACAACAGCAGATACCGTTCGCCTCTGGACAATCAGTACATCTCCCGGTGCTTATCCTGTTTCGGATAGTTATTACCCCACCGGAGAATTGTACGTGAATATCAGTATAGATGAAGCCAATCATAAAATAGTAGAATACAAGGATAAAGAAGGCCGGTTGATCTTAAAGAAGGTACAGATAGCTACTTCTCCTGGTGGTGCTTACACAGGTTGGTTATCTACCTATTATGTGTATGACGATCTGGGTAATCTTCGTTATGTATTACCACCCAAAGCAGTAGAGCACCTTGTTTCTAATGGCTGGAACTTAGCGGATTCAACTTTTCGGAGAGAACTCTGCTTCCGTAATGAATATGATGGCAGGAAACGGGTGATCGTTAAACAAGCGCCAGGCACACAGCCAGTGGAGATGGTGTATGATGTAAGGGACAGGCTTGTATTTATGCAGGATGGCAATATGCGGCCTGCTTCAGGTTTGCCCGGTAAATGGCTCACAACTTTATATGATGAGCTAAACCGCCCTATCATGAAGGCTTTCTATACTACGAGTCAGAATCGCAGCCAACTGGAAAGTGAGTTGGCCACCGCTACGGCTACGGAAACCATCGTTACAACTATTCCAACTACAACTAACCTGATTGTCGCCAGCCACGATGGCCGGCTTATCTATAAGGCCCGTAAGAGCATTGAGTTCATAGATGGATTTGACAGTAATACCAGCGAGTTTGAAACAATACTCGATTCCACGGACATTCAGACTACAGAAACTATTTATGCTAATAATCCTTTGCCTTCCCTGGATGAGAATGACCTGGAAGTACTAATTTATACCTATTACGATAATTACGATTACCCGGGTAAAAAGGACCCTTACACTGCAGATTATACTAAGCCGCAGGAGGGAAATAATCCTTATAAAGAAGCGGTTGCAGTTAACCAGATGCCAGTGGGGCAGTTGACAGGAAGTAAGGTGCGGATACTTGGTATGGATGAATGGTTAACCACCACATCTTACTACGATAAAAAAGGAAGAGTGCAGCAGATCTTGTCAGACAATGCTGCTGGCGGGATAGATATCATTACGAACCTCTATGATTTTAGTGGGAGGCTGCTCAGCAACTATCACCGCCATCGTAGTCCCCGAAGTAGTCAGACTTTGGAAACTACCTTATTGACAATGAACAGCTATGATGACGGTGGGCGGATCGATAAAATTACCAAACGGTTGAACGATGATGATACCAACCTTCAACGGGATATTGTTACTATTGAATATGATGAAGCGGGCCAGCTTAAGGAGAAAACTTTCAAAATGCCGAATGGGGACCCTCTTGAAAACCTTGTCTATGATTACAATATAAGAGGCTGGGTGGCTGCGATCAATAGAGAGTATGTCAGCGGATCCGTTGCGCATTACTTTGGGCAGGAACTTGGTTATGATGCTGGTTTTACTAACCAAGAGTTTACCGGCAATATTGCGGGTATCAAATGGAAGGGATTTAATGATCCTGTAGCCAGAAGATATGATTTTAAATATGATGCTGCTAACCGGTTGCTAAAAGCAGATTTTACCCAGCAAGCCGGAAGTAACTGGGATCAAAGCGCTGGTGTTAATTTTGATGTGAAAATGGGGAATGGTGCTACAGGTGCTTACGATGCTAACGGCAACATCATGCGCATGCAGCAATGGGGATTAAAAGCAGGAGGCAGTTCACAGATAGATGATCTTTTCTATACACTGCAAAAAACGGGTAATGTATATACGAATAAACTATACAAGGTTAATGATGCGTATAACGATCCGTCATCTGCGCTTGGCGATTTTAAAGATCAGCATCCTGATTATACAGAGGACTATGATTATGATCTGAATGGTAATCTGATAATAGATCATAATAAGAACATCAGTTCCATTTATTATAATCATTTGAACCTTCCGGAAAGGGTTGATATTACCGGCAAGGGAAAGATTGAGTACATATATGATGCCATGGGCGTTAAGCAAAGAAAGATTGTTACAGATCAGACCGTTAGTCCTGAAAAGGTGACAACCACAGATTATATTGGCGATTATGTATATGAAAATAACGAATTGCAGTATGTTAGACATGAAGAAGGTAGAATACGTGCCAAAATTACCGTAGGTCAACCGGTATCATTCGTATATGATTATTTCCTGAAAGATCATCTGGGGAATGTACGTACTGTATTGACAGAGGAAACGTCCCAACACCTGTATAAAGCAACCATGGAACCTGCACAGGGAGCAGTGGAAAATGCTTTATTCAGTAATATAGATAATACACGCACAGCTAAGCCATCTGGGTATAGTGATGGGACTACCAGCCCGAATGACTATGTAGCCAGACTGAATGGAGATGCTGGTAGTCAGAAAACGGGTCCATCACTTGTATTGAGAGTGATGGCAGGGGATAAGGTACAAATAGGTGCCAAAGCATTTTATAAATCAACCGGAACCCATACCGCTGCCACACCTGTAAGCAGTATATTGAGCGCTTTGGTTGGAGCTTTTGCTGGTAATGACTTACCAGGTGGTAAAGGTACTTCCGTAGATGCGGCATCTCCTCTTTCCAATAATTTTTCGCCGGCAGATTATCAACGATTAAGAGAACAGGATCCTTCGCAAAACCAGACAAATAAGCCCCGGGCATATTTGAATTTTGTATTGTTCGATGATCAGTTTAAATTGGTAGACGGTAATAGCGGTGCCAGGCAGGTGCAAGGAGTGCCGGATGAACTGCAGACATTAGCCACCAGCCAAATGACTATGCAGAAGTCGGGGTATTTGTATGTTTATACCAATAATGAATCCTTGGAGAATGTGTATTTTGATAATGTGGTGGTGTTGCATGAGCCGGGGCCATTGTTGGAAGAAACGCATTACTATCCGTTCGGGCTCACCATGAGTGGGATATCTTCTAAAGCGGTAGGAAAGCTACAAAATAAACGTGGGTTTAATGGGAATGAATTACAGAGCGGGGAGTTTGCTGATGGAAGTGGATTGGAATTATACGATTTTAATGTCCGTTCCTACGATCCCCAATTGGGAAGGTTCCTGAATAGTGATCCGGCAACTGAATTAGCTTATGATTGGACGGGGTATCGTTTCGGGTTTAATAACCCTGTTTTGTTAAATGATCCAACGGGTTTGTGGGAAGGGAAGTATGATCGTGGAGATGCAGGTTTTGATCAAATTATTTCTTCCTTACAGAGTGGTACATTTAATATAAATGGAGGCGAAGATGAGAAGAAAAAGCAAACAAAAAAGGGAAATGCTTATGCGGCACCAGCTGTTGTATTTAGCGAGCTAGTTACTGCCTATACTGCTACCAGAGGAGCTGAACAGACTGGACTTTTGGCACCAGGAGGCTTGTCAAATTTTTTGTATCGTGACTACTGGAATGGGGCGTGGGCGGATTTTAATTCCAAATTTGAGCTCAATCCCGAAGTTGGAGCAACTGGATTAGCAGTTCCGATGGTTTCAGCTGTAGCTACGGTTTTACATTACTTCGGAAAACCTAAGGGAGGAGAAGGTTCAACAACAACAACGCTGCATACAAATGATTATGTTCTTTTGTATCGGGGAGTGCATTTTGGACATCCGGATTATGCCAACGCATTACTTGGCAGGGCTACTCCACGTGGAGGGCCACGGGGAGGGAAAGGGCATACAGACCCAGCGGCGCATAATTATTATAATAATAGAAGTGTCTTTACTTCGTGGACTCTTTTTCCTACTATTGCAAACAATTTTGCAACAAATGGAGGACAATCAAATGGGGGAATAATATTGATAAAGCTTTTTAAGTACTCAGAAATAACAATATCTCCTGATAGGTTTGGAGAAGGTGAGATGCTAATAAGGGGAACTGTCACTGGAGCGCTTCCTGTTCCCGCTGTTCGCTCTCTGGGCAGGTCGACTTTCGGAGATTAA
- a CDS encoding TFIIB-type zinc ribbon-containing protein — translation MKCPNCNETLLMTQRNNVEIDYCPKCRGIWLDKGELDKLLEQDNKRSSDEYRRYDDDHDHDRHKQHPRKKKGFLGDFFDFD, via the coding sequence ATGAAATGCCCAAATTGCAACGAAACACTGCTCATGACGCAGCGGAACAATGTCGAGATAGATTATTGCCCGAAATGCCGCGGCATCTGGCTGGATAAAGGTGAACTGGACAAACTGCTGGAACAAGACAATAAACGCAGCAGCGACGAATACCGCCGGTACGACGACGACCATGATCATGACCGCCATAAACAACATCCCAGGAAAAAAAAGGGCTTCCTTGGTGACTTTTTTGATTTCGATTAA